From the genome of Streptomyces sp. V1I1, one region includes:
- a CDS encoding VOC family protein, protein MEILGTTLRICVDDLEAAAAFYERLTGTTPLRFERGGVSVAAVGCFLLMSGPESELEVLRKVTATIAVKDVDEAYATLSEVGARVVAGPVPTPVGRNLIAVHPDGSVFEYVDRRAAE, encoded by the coding sequence ATGGAGATCCTCGGAACCACGCTCCGCATCTGCGTCGACGACCTGGAGGCCGCGGCGGCCTTCTACGAACGCCTCACCGGCACCACACCACTGCGCTTCGAGCGCGGCGGGGTCTCGGTCGCCGCGGTCGGCTGCTTCCTGCTGATGAGCGGCCCGGAGTCGGAGCTGGAGGTGCTGCGCAAGGTGACGGCGACGATCGCGGTGAAGGACGTGGACGAGGCGTACGCCACGCTCTCCGAGGTCGGCGCCAGAGTCGTAGCGGGCCCGGTGCCGACCCCGGTGGGCCGCAATCTGATCGCCGTCCACCCGGACGGGTCGGTCTTCGAGTACGTCGACCGGAGGGCCGCCGAATGA